From one Gossypium hirsutum isolate 1008001.06 chromosome D08, Gossypium_hirsutum_v2.1, whole genome shotgun sequence genomic stretch:
- the LOC107913385 gene encoding probable glutathione peroxidase 2 translates to MYWDWKFSNLVSLLFLGFALFLYFQFHTYPSPSSPLHIDNMAEDASPESIYDFSVKDIRGNDVSLSEYKGKVVLIVNVASKCGLTQSNYKELNVLYEKYKNQGFEILAFPCNQFGGQEPGTNEQIQEATCSMFKAEFPIFIKVEVNGKNAAPLYRFLKSEKGGYFGDAIKWNFTKFLVNKEGKVVERYAPTTSPLNIEKDIRDLLGSS, encoded by the exons atgtattggGACTGGAAATTTAGCAATTTGGTTTCTCTGCTATTTCTGGGATTTGCGTTGTTTCTGTATTTTCAATTTCACACATACCCATCACCATCTTCTCCGCTTCATATTGATAACATGGCTGAAGACGCCTCCCCAGAATCCATTTACGACTTCAGTGTCAAG GACATTCGTGGAAATGATGTAAGTTTAAGTGAATACAAAGGGAAAGTCGTTCTTATAGTGAATGTTGCTTCAAAATG TGGTTTAACCCAATCAAACTATAAGGAACTCAATGTTTTGTATGAAAAATACAAAAACCAAG GATTTGAGATTTTAGCATTTCCTTGCAACCAGTTTGGGGGGCAAGAACCAGGAACCAATGAACAAATTCAGGAAGCTACATGCTCAATGTTCAAAGCAGAATTTCCAATTTTTATCAAG GTCGAGGTAAATGGAAAGAATGCTGCACCTCTATACAGATTTCTAAAATCAGAAAAAGGCGGATACTTTGGAGATGCAATCAAGTGGAACTTCACAAAGTTTTTGGTAAATAAAGAAGGCAAAGTTGTGGAGAGATATGCTCCAACCACATCACCCCTCAATATCGAG AAGGACATACGGGACCTACTCGGATCTTCTTAA
- the LOC107913414 gene encoding uncharacterized protein → MAFAFLYKLQNLWPFSVFKFDDLRASRDFVQKLSVPDRIKKFVFAIRVPHSQSVIYILSVQNLSERSAADAECLIRELRPEAVVAQIGNHAALSDIQSEDSLVVNTVPTSSFEVLKRCFVDKINKDQYDNVAGNLVLREIFGVGFHGHFLAAKRAAREVGSAFVVLESPFPNSFLEYDPSKEVEVGSKIQGPVNSLVPQKGTLAPVSSFTRSCIINDVQSQMVKFLSLHINFLEPGSVSEVGTNEIQPIASYKAPPFAQSIYPLLLDLHDIFVDLPSMGRALALSQKLLLDVNRGEVVDTRIMSEVYTFKIAVEALRIALNNAGQLPIEKLRNVSTSEIAFSELPVEDKSHAILAQALQSQAKKFKTVVAIVDASSLAGLRTNWNTPVPPEVKDLVDHLVVDDVGDGETSNHTDNKRLLSNKSVAAVGASATAVLGASSISKVIPASTVMKVVTWNVPASVKLAMTQTQKVVGIALGKALGPSKFVVPGLANSGANSSLFKAAASAEKIRTVVHGVIASAEKTSFSAMRTAFYEIMRKRQVQPIGVLPWATFGCSIATCTSLLVYGDGIECAAESLPAAPSIASLGRGIQSLQQASQAVRQKDDNRIQKSIERLMYRLKKAKIQ, encoded by the coding sequence ATGGCCTTTGCTTTTCTTTATAAGCTGCAAAACCTATGGCCTTTTTCGGTGTTCAAATTCGACGATTTAAGAGCCTCCCGTGACTTCGTTCAGAAGCTTTCGGTACCTGACCGCATTAAAAAGTTCGTTTTCGCCATTAGGGTGCCTCACTCTCAATCTGTCATTTACATACTTTCTGTTCAGAACTTATCTGAGAGGTCGGCTGCTGATGCCGAGTGTCTTATTAGGGAACTTAGACCTGAGGCTGTCGTTGCTCAGATTGGTAACCACGCGGCTCTCTCTGATATTCAATCTGAAGACAGCCTTGTTGTTAACACTGTTCCCACTTCCTCTTTTGAAGTTCTCAAACGATGCTTTGTTGATAAGATTAACAAGGACCAGTATGATAATGTGGCTGGCAATTTGGTTTTGAGAGAGATATTTGGTGTTGGTTTTCATGGCCATTTCTTGGCTGCCAAGAGGGCAGCAAGGGAGGTTGGTTCGGCTTTTGTGGTACTTGAATCACCTTTTCCTAATAGTTTTCTTGAATATGATCCCTCCAAGGAAGTTGAAGTAGGGAGCAAAATTCAAGGTCCTGTTAATAGTTTGGTTCCACAAAAAGGCACTTTGGCTCCCGTTTCCAGTTTTACGAGGTCCTGTATTATCAATGATGTTCAGTCACAGATGGTGAAGTTCTTATCTTTACATATTAATTTTTTGGAGCCTGGTTCTGTTTCTGAGGTGGGAACAAATGAAATTCAGCCGATAGCGAGTTACAAGGCTCCACCATTTGCACAATCAATTTATCCGCTTCTTTTGGATCTACATGATATATTTGTTGATCTTCCTTCAATGGGAAGAGCACTAGCACTTTCACAGAAGCTGCTTTTAGATGTAAACAGAGGGGAAGTTGTGGATACCAGGATAATGTCAGAAGTTTACACTTTTAAAATTGCTGTTGAAGCACTGAGAATTGCACTTAACAACGCTGGCCAGCTACCCATTGAGAAGTTACGGAATGTCAGCACATCTGAGATTGCTTTCTCTGAGCTCCCTGTTGAGGACAAGTCCCATGCAATCCTTGCACAGGCTCTTCAAAGTCAGGCTAAAAAGTTCAAGACTGTAGTAGCCATCGTGGATGCTAGTAGCTTGGCAGGTCTCAGAACAAATTGGAACACTCCTGTTCCTCCAGAGGTAAAGGATTTAGTTGACCATCTTGTTGTAGATGATGTAGGTGATGGGGAAACCTCCAACCACACTGACAATAAGCGGTTATTATCTAATAAATCTGTGGCGGCAGTGGGTGCTAGTGCAACTGCTGTTTTAGGAGCTTCATCCATCTCTAAAGTTATTCCTGCATCAACTGTCATGAAGGTTGTGACTTGGAATGTTCCTGCTTCAGTTAAGTTAGCTATGACTCAGACCCAGAAGGTAGTAGGAATCGCACTGGGTAAAGCACTTGGTCCATCAAAATTTGTGGTCCCTGGACTTGCAAATTCTGGAGCAAATTCGTCTCTCTTCAAGGCAGCTGCCTCAGCAGAAAAAATCCGGACAGTGGTCCATGGTGTTATTGCCTCAGCTGAAAAAACCAGTTTTTCAGCAATGAGAACAGCTTTCTATGAAATAATGAGGAAAAGGCAAGTGCAGCCAATTGGGGTCCTACCATGGGCTACTTTTGGGTGTAGTATTGCTACTTGCACCAGCTTGCTTGTATATGGAGATGGTATTGAATGTGCAGCTGAGTCTCTTCCTGCAGCACCCTCAATTGCCAGTTTGGGTCGTGGGATTCAGAGTTTACAACAGGCATCTCAGGCAGTGAGGCAGAAAGATGACAACAGAATACAAAAATCTATAGAACGCTTAATGTACAGGTTGAAGAAGGCAAAGATTCAATAG
- the LOC107913426 gene encoding uncharacterized protein produces MGKRNRERRKSEKPCKSDQLVRVPIGSPTPLANLSLNSVLLHDWWLCMVQPKGLAVGGFECRGRQGQRVLCSAAIAKRHDATTLETADGITVAISGFINTSRTLKNGFSPKVCSHFLFGFPYDWEEYASHSNEQSFCSSTEASITTSLLHSNAMSLPLPSLDNLHVPAARLRDLLMLSAGDSPNSVFDHMLLQKLSTHDSQNAAITTADSNMGNKDPKVCPYSVADGENSNSHKEKVIQNHVDDNNILCSRSKTTVGSRNEDVGILTPTNTRGVITRSMTRLKCRTSERLKRLRLSSSELKEKVLRR; encoded by the exons ATGGGGAAGAGAAACAGAGAGAGAAGAAAATCTGAAAAGCCGTGTAAGTCGGACCAACTTGTCCGCGTCCCCATCGGTTCCCCTACTCCTCTTGCCAATCTATCACTTAACTCT GTGCTACTGCATGATTGGTGGTTGTGCATGGTGCAACCTAAGGGTTTGGCTGTTGGAGGGTTTGAATGCAGAGG GAGGCAAGGACAAAGAGTGTTGTGCTCTGCAGCCATTGCCAAAAGACATGATGCCACCACTCTTGAAACTGCCGATGGCATCACAGTTGCTATTAGTGGATTCATCAATACCTCTCGTACACTTAAAAATGGCTTTTCACCTAAG GTTTGCAGTCATTTCCTCTTTGGATTTCCATATGACTGGGAGGAATATGCTTCACATTCTAATGAACAATCTTTTTGTAGTAGCACTGAAGCAAGCATTACTACTAGTTTGCTTCACAGCAATGCAATGTCTTTGCCGCTACCTTCTTTAGACAATCTCCATGTCCCTGCTGCCAGGTTACGTGATCTTCTGATGCTTTCTGCTGGAGATTCTCCAAACTCAGTTTTTGATCACATGCTGCTGCAAAAGTTGAGCACCCATGATTCTCAAAATGCTGCAATTACTACGGCTGATTCAAACATGGGAAATAAAGATCCTAAAGTCTGTCCTTATTCTGTTGCTGATGGTGAAAATTCGAATAGTCATAAGGAGAAGGTTATTCAGAATCACGTAGATGATAATAACATCTTGTGTTCAAGGAGTAAAACAACAGTGGGATCTCGGAATGAGGATGTAGGCATCCTTACCCCAACTAATACTAGAGGTGTAATCACCAGAAGCATGACAAGGTTGAAGTGCCGTACTTCTGAAAGGCTGAAGAGACTGAGACTTTCTTCATCAGAGTTAAAGGAAAAAGTATTGCGGAGATAA
- the LOC107913436 gene encoding SWR1 complex subunit 2 isoform X1, with amino-acid sequence MGTGKEDTAVFLDRASRSTRGRRMTKLLDEEVEEDELFWNQEAFNEEENDVNYEEEPEVADVFDSDFDEDEPEPDEKVENEADERVHTKKRLIFPGKPSMKKMKKKKVLSNLDGESKDENLTQKTSSTQHHDAPDDAEGERIIRKSTRTSVIVRQAERDAIRAALQATMKVHCEVRGSLEP; translated from the exons ATGGGAACCGGTAAAGAAGATACAGCCGTCTTCCTGGATCGTGCTTCTCGATCAACCAGAGGGAGAAG GATGACGAAGTTGCTGGACGAGGAAGTTGAAGAGGACGAGTTGTTTTGGAATCAAGAAGCTTTTAATGAG GAGGAGAATGATGTCAATTACGAAGAAGAGCCAGAGGTTGCTGATGTGTTTGATAGTGACTTCGATGAAGAT GAGCCTGAGCCAGATGAGAAAGTAGAAAATGAAGCAGATGAAAG GGTTCACACAAAGAAGCGTCTGATATTTCCTGGAAAGCCTTCtatgaagaaaatgaagaaaaagaaagttcTTTCAAATTTAGATGGTGAATCCAAGGATGAAAATCTTACTCAAAAGACTTCCTCTACACAGCATCATGATGCCCCTGATGATGCAGAAGGTGAAAGAATTATAAGGAAATCTACAAGAACTTCAGTCATTGTTAGGCAAGCTGAGCGAGATGCGATACGTGCTGCTCTGCAGGCAACAATGAAG
- the LOC107913436 gene encoding SWR1 complex subunit 2 isoform X2: MGTGKEDTAVFLDRASRSTRGRRMTKLLDEEVEEDELFWNQEAFNEEENDVNYEEEPEVADVFDSDFDEDEPEPDEKVENEADERVHTKKRLIFPGKPSMKKMKKKKVLSNLDGESKDENLTQKTSSTQHHDAPDDAEGERIIRKSTRTSVIVRQAERDAIRAALQATMKL; the protein is encoded by the exons ATGGGAACCGGTAAAGAAGATACAGCCGTCTTCCTGGATCGTGCTTCTCGATCAACCAGAGGGAGAAG GATGACGAAGTTGCTGGACGAGGAAGTTGAAGAGGACGAGTTGTTTTGGAATCAAGAAGCTTTTAATGAG GAGGAGAATGATGTCAATTACGAAGAAGAGCCAGAGGTTGCTGATGTGTTTGATAGTGACTTCGATGAAGAT GAGCCTGAGCCAGATGAGAAAGTAGAAAATGAAGCAGATGAAAG GGTTCACACAAAGAAGCGTCTGATATTTCCTGGAAAGCCTTCtatgaagaaaatgaagaaaaagaaagttcTTTCAAATTTAGATGGTGAATCCAAGGATGAAAATCTTACTCAAAAGACTTCCTCTACACAGCATCATGATGCCCCTGATGATGCAGAAGGTGAAAGAATTATAAGGAAATCTACAAGAACTTCAGTCATTGTTAGGCAAGCTGAGCGAGATGCGATACGTGCTGCTCTGCAGGCAACAATGAAG
- the LOC107913436 gene encoding SWR1 complex subunit 2 isoform X3: MRRRMMSITKKSQRLLMCLIVTSMKMFEPEPDEKVENEADERVHTKKRLIFPGKPSMKKMKKKKVLSNLDGESKDENLTQKTSSTQHHDAPDDAEGERIIRKSTRTSVIVRQAERDAIRAALQATMKVHCEVRGSLEP; this comes from the exons ATGAG GAGGAGAATGATGTCAATTACGAAGAAGAGCCAGAGGTTGCTGATGTGTTTGATAGTGACTTCGATGAAGATGTTT GAGCCTGAGCCAGATGAGAAAGTAGAAAATGAAGCAGATGAAAG GGTTCACACAAAGAAGCGTCTGATATTTCCTGGAAAGCCTTCtatgaagaaaatgaagaaaaagaaagttcTTTCAAATTTAGATGGTGAATCCAAGGATGAAAATCTTACTCAAAAGACTTCCTCTACACAGCATCATGATGCCCCTGATGATGCAGAAGGTGAAAGAATTATAAGGAAATCTACAAGAACTTCAGTCATTGTTAGGCAAGCTGAGCGAGATGCGATACGTGCTGCTCTGCAGGCAACAATGAAG